One genomic window of Actinoplanes lobatus includes the following:
- a CDS encoding DoxX family protein → MRPVRTAARAMLASIFVFDGIRALARPEERAEAVRPFTDRVTPLLERTDPRLPTDPVTLVRAKAAADVLAGLALATGRFTRLSAAVLAVGLIPHTATDKGDRDHLLRNLGLLGGLLLAAADTEGRPSLRYRTTHAVDRSQRSVRRAVRTAKREARIAATAAATARRLPG, encoded by the coding sequence ATGAGGCCCGTACGCACCGCAGCCCGAGCCATGCTGGCATCGATCTTCGTGTTCGACGGCATCCGTGCCCTGGCCCGCCCCGAGGAGCGGGCTGAAGCGGTCCGCCCGTTCACCGACCGGGTGACGCCGCTGCTGGAGCGCACGGACCCGCGCCTGCCCACCGATCCGGTCACCCTGGTGCGGGCCAAGGCGGCCGCCGACGTGCTGGCCGGTCTCGCCCTGGCCACCGGGCGGTTCACCCGGCTCTCCGCCGCCGTGCTGGCGGTCGGCCTGATCCCGCACACCGCGACCGACAAGGGTGACCGCGATCACCTGCTGCGCAATCTCGGTCTGCTCGGCGGGCTGCTGCTCGCCGCCGCCGACACCGAGGGCCGGCCGAGTCTGCGCTACCGCACCACGCACGCGGTGGATCGCAGCCAGCGGTCGGTGCGCCGAGCCGTGCGCACCGCGAAACGGGAGGCGAGGATCGCCGCGACGGCCGCCGCCACGGCGCGCAGATTGCCCGGATAA
- a CDS encoding ATP-binding protein: MDPVRNPYAPGAGQRPPELAGRGRELDAFDVVLERVARGRPERSLVLTGLRGVGKTVLLNTLRSAAIGRLWGTGKIEARPDQSLRRPVSGALHMAIRELAPHHRDPDRVDEVLGVLKAFALRANETNAKIRDRWAPGIDVPPARGRADSGDIEIDLVELFTDAASLATDVGTGIALFIDEMQDLSATDVSALCAACHELSQLGAPLIVVGAGLPHLPAVLSAAKSYSERLFRYARIDRLDRDAADLALGVPAEREGVDYDQEALDLLYEKSGGYPYFVQAYGKATWDHAPQSPITADDVRVAAPEAEGELAVGFFGSRFERATPAEREYMRAMAALSDDPGNDMDAAVPTSDIATSLGRKPASLSPARDALIKKGLIYSGERGTVAFTVPHFGRYLRTQPV, from the coding sequence GTGGATCCGGTGCGAAATCCGTACGCTCCCGGCGCCGGTCAGCGCCCACCCGAGCTGGCGGGCCGCGGTCGCGAGCTGGACGCCTTCGACGTCGTTCTGGAGCGGGTGGCCCGCGGCCGTCCCGAGCGCAGCCTGGTCCTGACCGGCCTGCGCGGCGTGGGCAAGACGGTGCTGCTCAACACGCTGCGTTCGGCCGCGATCGGCCGCCTCTGGGGCACCGGCAAGATCGAGGCCCGGCCGGACCAGTCGTTGCGCCGCCCGGTCTCCGGCGCGCTGCACATGGCGATCCGCGAGCTGGCCCCGCACCACCGCGACCCGGACCGGGTGGACGAGGTGCTCGGCGTACTCAAGGCGTTCGCGCTGCGGGCCAACGAGACCAACGCGAAGATCCGGGACCGCTGGGCGCCCGGCATCGACGTGCCGCCGGCGCGCGGCCGCGCCGACTCCGGCGACATCGAGATCGACCTGGTCGAGCTGTTCACCGACGCCGCCTCGCTGGCCACCGACGTCGGCACCGGGATCGCCCTGTTCATCGACGAGATGCAGGACCTCAGCGCCACCGATGTGTCGGCGCTCTGCGCGGCCTGCCACGAGTTGTCCCAGCTGGGCGCGCCGCTGATCGTGGTGGGCGCCGGGCTGCCGCACCTGCCGGCCGTGCTGTCCGCCGCCAAGTCGTACTCCGAGCGGCTGTTCCGGTATGCACGGATCGACCGGCTGGACCGGGACGCCGCCGATCTGGCGCTCGGCGTGCCGGCCGAGCGGGAGGGCGTGGACTACGACCAGGAGGCGCTGGACCTGCTCTACGAGAAGTCCGGCGGGTATCCGTACTTCGTCCAGGCGTACGGGAAGGCCACCTGGGATCACGCGCCGCAGTCGCCGATCACCGCCGACGACGTCCGGGTGGCCGCGCCCGAGGCCGAGGGCGAGCTGGCGGTCGGCTTCTTCGGCTCCCGGTTCGAGCGGGCCACCCCGGCCGAGCGGGAGTACATGCGGGCCATGGCGGCGCTCTCCGACGACCCCGGCAACGACATGGACGCCGCGGTGCCGACGTCGGACATCGCCACCTCGCTGGGCCGTAAGCCGGCCAGCCTCTCGCCGGCCCGCGACGCACTGATCAAAAAAGGACTCATCTACTCCGGCGAGCGCGGGACGGTGGCGTTCACCGTCCCGCACTTCGGCCGCTACCTCAGAACACAGCCGGTGTAG
- a CDS encoding LppU/SCO3897 family protein, producing MSQNGPYPGQPWLGGSPEEPYSEPADPWGANEQPWSQPPIPQQQPPQPGWKPPAEWKPPPARRGFAMGALVAVLTVLIGGGVATGAWFWLGRDKETKTPVAATTTAPAGHGARPQTSEDARFVAKGQCVRNEGTDNEPELRVVVCTANTYLVLKRIDGKTTGEKDAVGKCSKVTGYTKWYYYDTEYDDVDFVLCLKEYSTV from the coding sequence ATGTCGCAGAACGGGCCGTACCCTGGTCAGCCATGGCTGGGTGGGAGCCCCGAGGAGCCGTACTCGGAACCCGCCGACCCGTGGGGCGCGAACGAGCAGCCGTGGAGCCAGCCGCCGATTCCACAACAGCAGCCGCCGCAGCCGGGCTGGAAACCGCCGGCCGAGTGGAAGCCGCCACCGGCGCGGCGCGGTTTCGCGATGGGCGCGCTGGTCGCCGTGCTCACTGTCCTCATCGGTGGCGGGGTGGCCACCGGCGCCTGGTTCTGGCTGGGCCGCGACAAGGAGACGAAGACGCCGGTGGCGGCGACCACGACGGCGCCGGCCGGGCACGGGGCACGACCGCAGACCAGTGAGGACGCCCGGTTCGTGGCGAAGGGTCAGTGCGTCCGCAACGAGGGCACCGACAACGAGCCTGAGCTGCGTGTGGTGGTCTGCACGGCGAACACCTACCTGGTGCTGAAGCGGATCGACGGCAAGACCACCGGTGAGAAGGACGCGGTCGGCAAATGCTCCAAGGTGACCGGTTACACGAAGTGGTACTACTACGACACCGAATACGACGACGTGGACTTCGTGCTCTGCCTCAAGGAGTATTCCACGGTCTAG